AAGAATTTGATAGTTGCTGGCGGCTTGACAGCATTTGTATTTGGGGTTTATTTCTACACTATGAGAGCTGTTGGAGGTACAGATGAACTTCAGGTTGCTATAGACAA
The Ricinus communis isolate WT05 ecotype wild-type chromosome 1, ASM1957865v1, whole genome shotgun sequence DNA segment above includes these coding regions:
- the LOC8284952 gene encoding uncharacterized protein LOC8284952, with the protein product MTGSSGYRNLAPKTKNLIVAGGLTAFVFGVYFYTMRAVGGTDELQVAIDKYEGQKSKQEA